The Oryzias latipes chromosome 4, ASM223467v1 genome includes a window with the following:
- the LOC101171654 gene encoding protein Niban: MGGSASSLLDEAKSNYIRDQVEAELREFSPYYRKQFSVAWFNKVEDDLEQNKQKTTQLLKQRAAPEDSKVLYEDAILYFDDSRKWKERYVVVRANYSLECHDSLESFLKGGPPCYKLLPTGGTVLTTEEKYMAMVDKCFPDDNNVKEDFAPALSGMPGQFPVYLRLPYRRDSYFCFRQQGKQATFISILSDCIRHQNQDFLKKKTCEVQAFLKAIQLYRQDKGKYDVWDMLIGSDVRVMANQVMEQLLPSLEKDMLPRLKAKKSEKKRVWFTTLEAAYILVQEHLLQNLSGMKEECRVSVRKQEVLIHSDMDQILNSRKQLEEKIRAKVSEPAEKLCSESIQPYLGSALEELMKPISLGFLEGRRLMETMMDQVCQIALDSVADEHIKKALNNMSRPNLVNCYQKIASLEDELQQLKERFGFSNVKGMIQSAQIDLQQLMQNAIYTFELLLNNAIQVHHNDAGSAIEKAKHRVLKQFDYDSSTVRQRIFQDALVSITLPFIKRNLAPTCKEELRGLEQTIYSDYTDFIHVENVYEKILMQILDAEASKVVKEAADLKKHNLLTESDLARQFSRSSLSSTSTLDSPELSQTSNKQTTALSPLVANGLPPSPLKKEVLLNNAAKAPSEKLEQVAAGQEKEGEPFTRGGGQVESGKTDELQTSASVESPRIKTQNQKAEISAPTKDAQTAAEQEHSQEPVTLSEPVAAEPKDVSPPAKEHRSLSSASNEKTNQSESSKDKLEAPPSGADAENVALQLQVEKAESGAISDPNSLDVSVGSESTRSDPESTDDVSTASDTLEVADPPASSDKAKAEAEDSPSQAPEEGVSRDVEVKDSQSIADVKASTTSDLSEATKPPASSHTEATVVAENSIKVASLHQAADTTISPDDTKAKALGSVKEIRNLVMEVIEVEQPVHLYPNASAQVE, from the exons ATCAGGTCGAAGCTGAGCTGAGGGAGTTCAGTCCGTACTACAGGAAGCAGTTCTCTGTGGCCTGGTTCAACAAGGTGGAGGACGACCTGGAACAGAACAAGCAGAAGACCACACAGCTGCTCAAACAGAGG GCAGCTCCTGAGGACAGTAAGGTGCTGTATGAAGACGCCATCCTTTACTTTGATGACAGCAGAAAATGGAAGGAAAGGTACGTGGTGGTGAGAGCCAACTACTCCCTGGAGTGTCACGACAGCCTGGAG TCTTTTCTAAAAGGGGGTCCTCCTTGCTACAAGCTACTGCCAACAGGAGGCACCGTTCTGACCACAGAGGAGAAGTACATGGCCATGGTGGACAAATGCTTTCCTGACGACAACA atgTGAAGGAGGATTTCGCGCCGGCTCTGTCAGGGATGCCGGGTCAGTTTCCTGTCTACCTTCGTCTCCCCTACAGGAGGGACTCGTACTTTTGCTTCAGGCAGCAGGGCAAACAAGCCACCTTCATCTCCATCCTGTCAGACTGCATCAGACACCAGAACCAAG attTTCTGAAGAAGAAGACATGTGAAGTTCAGGCCTTCCTCAAAGCCATCCAGCTCTACAGACAGGACAAAGGCAAATACGACGTGTGGGACATGCTAATAGGAAGTGACGTCAGG GTGATGGCCAACCAGGTGATGGAGCAGCTGCTGCCGTCTCTGGAGAAAGATATGCTGCCTCGCCTCAAAGCCAAGAAGAGCGAGAAGAAGAGAGTTTGGTTTACT ACATTGGAGGCTGCATACATTCTGGTCCAGGAGCATTTGCTGCAGAATCTGTCAGGAATGAAGGAGGAATGTCGAGTCTCGGTCCGGAAGCAGGAGGTGCTGATCCACTCTGACATGGACCAGATCCTAAACTCCagaaagcagctggaggagaaaATCCGAG CTAAAGTTTCAGAACCAGCAGAGAAGCTGTGCTCCGAGTCCATCCAGCCATACCTGGGCTCAGCTCTGGAGGAACTGATGAAACCAATCAGCTTAGGCTTTCTAGAAGGACGGCGGCTTATGGAGACCATGATGGACCAGGTGTGTCAGATTGCCCTGGACAGCGTAGCTGATGAGCATATTAAGAAG GCTCTGAATAACATGTCGAGACCAAACCTGGTGAACTGCTACCAGAAGATCGCCTCCCTGGAGGATGAGCTGCAGCAACTGAAGGAGAGATTTGGTTTCTCCAACGTCAAAGGGATGATACAGAGCGCTCAGATCGACCTGCAACAG CTGATGCAGAATGCCATTTACACATTTGAGCTGCTGCTCAACAACGCCATTCAGGTACACCACAATGATGCCGGCAGCGCCATCGAAAAGGCCAAACACAGAGTCCTTAAG CAATTCGACTATGACAGCAGCACAGTGAGGCAGAGGATCTTCCAGGACGCTCTGGTTTCCATCACGCTGCCGTTCATCAAGAGAAACCTGGCTCCCACCTGCAAAGAA GAGCTTCGGGGTCTGGAACAAACCATTTACTCTGACTACACCGACTTCATCCACGTTGAGAACGTCTATGAGAAAATCCTCATGCAGATCCTGGATGCGGAGGCCTCTAAAG TGGTGAAGGAGGCGGCCGACCTCAAGAAGCACAACCTGCTCACAGAGAGCGACCTGGCCAGGCAGTTCAGCCGCTCCAGCCTCTCTTCCACCTCCACCCTTGACAGCCCTGAACTGTCGCAGACTTCCAACAAACAGACCACGGCTCTGTCTCCTCTGGTGGCCAACGGCTTGCCTCCCAGCCCACTTAAAAAGGAGGTGCTACTCAACAATGCAGCTAAAGCTCCATCAGAGAAGTTGGAGCAAGTGGCTGCTGGTCAGGAGAAGGAGGGGGAGCCATTCACAAGAGGTGGAGGACAGGTGGAGTCTGGGAAAACTGATGAACTTCAAACTTCTGCTTCAGTAGAAAGTCCTCGAATTAAGACTCAAAACCAGAAGGCAGAGATTTCTGCTCCAACCAAAGACGCTCAAACAGCAGCTGAGCAAGAACACAGTCAAGAACCCGTTACTCTATCAGAACCTGTTGCAGCAGAACCAAAAGATGTGAGCCCTCCAGCTAAAGAACACAGATCCCTGTCTTCAGCCAGCAATGAGAAGACAAACCAAAGTGAAAGCTCGAAAGATAAGTTAGAGGCGCCACCTAGTGGAGCAGATGCTGAAAACGTTGCTCTACAACTGCAAGTGGAAAAAGCTGAGTCGGGTGCCATCTCAGACCCTAATTCTCTGGACGTGTCTGTTGGAAGCGAGTCGACCCGCTCTGATCCAGAGTCCACTGACGATGTCTCAACAGCCTCTGACACCTTGGAGGTGGCCGACCCTCCTGCAAGCTCAGACAAGGCCAAAGCTGAAGCTGAAGACTCTCCCTCCCAAGCCCCGGAGGAAGGGGTGAGCAGGGATGTGGAAGTGAAGGACAGTCAATCTATAGCAGACGTAAAAGCCTCAACGACCTCTGACCTCTCAGAGGCCACCAAGCCGCCGGCTTCCTCACATACCGAGGCCACGGTTGTAgctgaaaacagcataaaagTGGCAAGTTTGCATCAGGCGGCTGATACCACGATATCCCCAGACGACACCAAAGCGAAGGCTCTGGGCAGCGTCAAAGAGATCCGTAACCTGGTGATGGAGGTGATTGAGGTGGAGCAGCCTGTGCATCTTTACCCAAATGCATCTGCCCAGGTGGAGTGA